The DNA region CCATAATTCTTCGCTTGTTAAAAACGAAGGAGAATTTATTTTAGAAAGAGATATATTAGAGTTTTTAAAAAATAGAAAGAAAATGGTAGATGCTGTGTGTATATCTGGTGGAGAACCGACTTTACAGAAAGGATTAGTAAGTTTCATAAAAAAAGTAAAGGATATAGGATATCTCGTAAAACTTGATACAAATGGAACTAATCCTAATGTAATTGAAAAGCTTTTAGATTTAAGATTAATAGATTATATAGCGATGGATGTTAAAGCTCCCTTATCTAAATATAGTAGTGTGGCTGGTGTGATGGTAGATATAAATTCAATACAGGAAAGCATTAGATTGCTTAAAAATAGCAACATTGATTATGAGTTTAGGACTACTGTATGTAAAGAATTATTAGCTCAAGATGATATTTTAGAGATTTCAAAAAATATCAGTGGGGCTAGAAGATATATTATCCAGAATTTTAAAGATAGAGAAACAGTATTAGCTGGACAAGGAAGATTTACATCTTATTCAAGGCAAGAGTTATTGGAAATAGAAAAAAAGATACAAGGTTTATTTGATGAAGTAAAAATAAGATTTTAAAAAAAGAATGGCTTTGTGCCATTCTTTTTTTAAAACTTAAATTTTCTTACTTCTTCTTCAAGGTTAAGAGAAAGTTCAGCTAATTCTTGTGCTGCAGCAGATATTTGTTGAACTGAAGCTGATTGCTCTTGAGTT from Caloranaerobacter ferrireducens includes:
- a CDS encoding anaerobic ribonucleoside-triphosphate reductase activating protein, which produces MNFKGLQKSSFIDYPDKICTVLFTGGCNFRCPFCHNSSLVKNEGEFILERDILEFLKNRKKMVDAVCISGGEPTLQKGLVSFIKKVKDIGYLVKLDTNGTNPNVIEKLLDLRLIDYIAMDVKAPLSKYSSVAGVMVDINSIQESIRLLKNSNIDYEFRTTVCKELLAQDDILEISKNISGARRYIIQNFKDRETVLAGQGRFTSYSRQELLEIEKKIQGLFDEVKIRF